The Saccharomyces mikatae IFO 1815 strain IFO1815 genome assembly, chromosome: 2 sequence CTCCTTGCTCGTACCATGCGGTTTCATCTCAGGATTGTCAGACATCTTGGGTAAGTGGAATTATATCAGTTGAGTATGGAAGGTTGATTGTTTGGGAAGATACTTGGCAAGAACTGCGTCTTCACAAACTATCTTGAGCTAAATATCAAGATAAGTTAACAGTCCTCAAGCTGTTTACAATTGTCGATTGCTACACTTTTCACATGTCATCCcatctgaaaaattttcaagaggTGTATCCGTCGATAATGATTGTCAAATAATATGACAGAATAATGACGATATGCAGTGCCTGAAGACGCTCAAAACAAGTCAGAGAATGCCAAATTTGGTACCATACCAGATATTTTGTAAAGACTTAGATCGACAGAGTCTCACACATGCTTTTGTCTGTGAGAACTGTCCTTGATATATCCATTTTTCTGTTGAATGTCTAAAATGTCGTGTAAAAATAGCGAAAAAAGAGTAGtgtgatgatgaaaattaaATGAATCAAAGAAGTAGGAAAGGCAAGATGAGATGGAGGAAGTCATTATCGGAGATTCATTCTTCATATATACTAGTAAACAAAATCAATTACGAAGAGAGGAATGTCGGTGACTTCTAAGGATGATATCTCTCACATTTTAAGGTTTGTTACTGATTGCCATGGCAAGTTCGACCTTTCCAAATGTGTCATAAGAGAATCGGCTCTTGGTGGATTAGGTGTCTTTGCCAAGACTGATATCGCGAAAGGACAGTCGGTACTGACATTGAACAAGTCCTCGATTTTTTCAGCATCTAACAGCTCCATTGCCAATTTGCTATACGACAATAGTATTGATGGGATGTTGGCCCTGAATATTGCATTCATTTATGAAACTACAGTTTTTAAAAATACGAGCCATTGGTATCCTTTTCTTCGAACTATACGGATTCGCGATGAGCAAGGAAATTTGAATCTGCCGCCAAGTTTTTGGAATAAAAATGGTAAAGAACTTTTAAAGGGCACCAGTTTCGATACCTTATTTGATGCGTTGACACCGGAGGAAGAAATTGTAGAGGGTTTCGAAATTGCTATCAATCTAGCACGTAAATGGAATGAAGAATTTCAGTTGGAAATTCCTAATGGGTTTCTAGATGTTAAGGAAAATAATCATGGAAAAGATTTCAACTTGAAGCTGGAAAGATTTATTTCCGTGGCTTACACCTTATCATCAAGAGGGTTTGAGATAGACGCCTATCATGAAACAGCTTTGGTGCCCATTGCGGACCTGTTCAATCACCATGTTGCGCACCCAGATTTAAAGTTTGTATCATTATATGATGTTTGTGATAAATGTGGTGAATCGGGTATGTGCAAACACTTGATAGCGGAAGAATATTTGGAAGTACAGGAACAAGAAAGGGACACATCTAGagcagaaaaaatggaGACCCCTACTATTAATGAGGATCTAATTAATAGTCTAGAGAATGGTTTACAAGAAGAGCGCTCTAAGAGTATTACGGATATCGAGGATGAAGATAGCGGCATTGAGAATGCCGATGAATGTGTCGATCTAGTACTAAAGAATGATGTGACGCAACACCAAGAAATATTCAACTCCTATGGTGAGCTGTCAAACGTCTTTTTATTGGCTAGATATGGGTTTACCGTACCTGGGAACACGTATGATATTGTTCATTTAGGGCCTGATTTTATGAATATCCtgaagaaggaagaaaaatatcaagagAAAGTTAAGTGGTGGGGCCAAGTTGGCCATGGCTTGTTTTCAGCATGGTATGTTCAAATGCGacaagaagatgaaggCGAAGACAAAGATAGTGTGCCACAATCAGATGGGTTTTCTGAGGATGCAGGGAGCGAGCTAGAGGAAGAAAgcgaagaggaagaagggGAAAATGACTTGAACTCGTGGCTTTCCCAGCTTTACATAGATTACAATGGCGAGCCTTCACCTTCGACATGGGCTTTAGCTAATCTTTTAACTTTAACGGCCTCTCAATGGAAATCACTCTTCTCCAAAAAGGTCACTCCTCATATCAGCGACTCAATAATCAACGAGGAAAAACTGCCCTTTTTGGCAAAAAAGGACAATCCTCATTCTAAAAAGCTACTTTCCAAATTACTTAAGGACAAGAAGCTGCCTTGTATAAAACGCGATAACACACCACAAGTAACAGGTATTACTGATAACATGTTCCATAGTGCTCAAATTTTGGTACAATCTGAGCATGATATTCTGACTAAATGTCGCAAGACACTTTCCTAAATAGTATTGGATGCATACATAATAGATCTAGTATTCAGTTAATcaatcaaatattttatatCACCTTCATAGAATCAAAACTAAAATAGACTATTATTATCACACTACACGAGAACCagagtgaaaaaaaaatgaaaattttttcctcttcatctgagaaaaaaaatatttaaaCGAATAGTATATCCATCACATTTCTTTtaccttttcaaattccacgttatcaacaatatattttgaaaaatatttcagtCCTATAAGAACAATCATCGAAATGTCCCGTCCACAAGTTACTGTTCACTCTTTGACTGGTGAAGCTACTGCCAATGCCTTGCCATTGCCAGCTGTCTTCTCCGCTCCAATTCGTCCTGACATTGTCCACACCGTTTTCACCTCTGtgaacaagaacaagagaCAAGCTTACGCTGTTTCTGAAAAGGCTGGTCACCAAACCTCTGCTGAATCCTGGGGTACTGGTCGTGCCGTCGCTCGTATTCCAAGAgttggtggtggtggtacCGGTAGATCCGGTCAAGGTGCCTTCGGTAACATGTGTCGTGGTGGTCGTATGTTTGCTCCAACCAAGACCTGGAGAAAGTGGAACGTTAAGGTTAACCACAACGAAAAGCGTTATGCCACTGCTTCTGCTATTGCTGCTACTGCCGTTGCCTCTTTGGTTTTGGCCAGAGGTCACAGAGTCGAAAAGATTCCAGAAATTCCATTGGTTGTCTCCACTGACTTGGAATCTGTTCAAAAGACTAAGGAAGCAGTTGCTGCTTTGAAGGCTGTTGGTGCTCACTCCGACTTGTTGAAGGTCTTGAAGTCCAAGAAATTGAGAGCCGGTAAGGGTAAGTACAGAAACAGAAGATGGACTCAAAGAAGAGGTCCATTAGTCGTCTATGCTGAAGACAACGGTATTGTCAAGGCCTTGAGAAACGTTCCAGGTGTTGAAACCGCCAACGTTGCCTCTTTGAACTTGTTGCAATTGGCTCCAGGTGCTCACTTGGGTAGATTCGTCATCTGGACTGAAGCTGCCTTCGCCAAGTTGGACCAAGTCTGGGGTTCTGAAACCGTTGCCTCCTCCAAGGTTGGTTACACTTTGCCATCCCACATCATCTCCACTTCTGATGTCACCAGAATCATCAACTCTTCTGAAATCCAATCTGCTGTCAGACCAGCTGGCCAAGCTACTCAAAAGCGTACCCAcgttttgaagaagaacccATTGAAGAACAAGCAAGTCTTGTTGAGATTGAACCCTTACGCCAAGGTCTTTGCTGCTGAAAAGCTAGGTTCCAAGAAGGCTGAAAAGGCTGGTACTAAACCAGCTTCTGTCTTTACTGAAACTTTGAAGCACGATTAAACTTGTTGAGTTCAGaacattttttatcattttctgtGTACTTATATAAGCTTTTAGTATCTCTAAGGTGAGTAATTATTCCTCTCTGACTTGACATTATCTATTTTTTATGAATTCTTACTACTTTGATGAATATATACTGATGTACGATGAATTTAAAGCATAAGTTTACAGGAACCTTTACAGTTTTTCCCCACATTGAGCCAAAGCTCGAGTCAACAATAGTCGTGCATATTAAACTTAATGAGACCCACTTTTAACGTACGAGGGATTGTGCCCAACAATTACCTGATATAGACAAGGCATGCCCCCGTTTGAATGCTTTTACAATTACTTGGTGTAGCATTGCATGTGCTGCCCCCACCCTTTTGATCACTCCGGTTCCGCTCAATTTTGCCTTTTTGACGCGGCTACGAAACTCGGGTTCGAGTAGTCCGTTAACTTAAACTGCAATGAAAATCATTGGCTAGAATAGTGCTCCATAACAATATGTGTATGTGTTCTTGCAACAAGCACGATtgaaataataaacaaTTGTCTCGGCAAATTTAATTCTACATAGGATTTAAGATTTTGCTTTGGAATTTCAGAAGATTTCGTAGTTTTAGCGCGCTACATAGAAATACATAACAATCAAAAATCCACCAGAAATGCCACAACATGTTCCTAACTTATATGGAACAACAATTCCTAACCAATATGGGCACCTAAATATCCCGGCGCCAATGGGGGAAGTAGATAAGTTAGATTCGTCGAGAATTTGTGAAAGAAGGGGTGAGGGAGTGACAAAGCAAAGGAAGAAAGCCTCTCGAGCTTGTGACCAAtgtagaaagaaaagaattaagTGCAGGTTCAACCAGCATACTGGAGTTTGCCAGGGGTGTTTAGAAGTTAACGAAAAGTGCTTGTTTGTTAGAGTCCCACTGAAACGTGGTCCAgcgaagaaaagaagtaaTGAGGTATCCAACGACAATTTCAGTTCAGGTAATGGTCCTCTTAATTACAGGTCGAGGACTCATTCATACCCAATAAACTTGGGAGATAGCCATATAGCGTCACTCGCTCGgaattcttcttttccttccaTTAGCGGCTTACTTGTTCCCACTATAACAACTCAAACACAACAATTTTGGAAGGTACCGTATGATGATATTAGACGTGGCAGTTCTCTAGCCACATTATCCAGTAGTTCATCGATATCTACTTCCTTTGGGGAAAATTGTCGCCTGGgtcaaaatttgaatgTTGAGCAAGAGAGTAAGGATACTGCAATAAAAGGTATGATAACGCCAGTAGAAGGAAATGGTGCGTATTTAACAAGTGTTTATCGTCAGGGTCCACAGCCCTCTCAAGTGCAAGAACAGCGTGCTAACCCCTACACCAATCCTTTCAACTCTGGAAGATCCAGGATAAGCAGTTTTTCCGGTACGAGTGAAGCTACAACATCAGAAGATAACACACAGGGTAAAGAGCATTATATGTTGACTCCAAATAGCGTACCctcaattgaaaaagaacgaTTAAATTCATTGACTGTAGGGTGTCttggtaaaaaaatagacGCGAACACTAATACTAATAAGTGGGAAAGAAATCCGACTTGGAAGTCAGCATATCGATCGTCAGATCTCTCTCGTCCagattctaaaaaaaatgatctCTTGAATCAAGAAGCCGGTATAAAACCACTCATTTTCAGCACTAGCAGACAGTTTGACGAGACCCCCCTTTACAAAGTTTTAGACATCTACTataattattttcatcttaATTTTCCCATAATACCAATCAGCCAGAGTAAACTTACTGGCATGCTTGTTCCGGTGAAGCCGCAAGCATTCGATGAAACCCACAAAACTAACAGTGAAATCATTCAATGTTTTAAAACCGCGTTGGAGGTTTTGGTATTCtctaaaataaaacaaagtAAACCGCcaaaatcaacaaaatcatGGTCTGATGGCAATTTATGCGATGCTCAAAAAGGACTGTACTACACTCAGAATTTGAGCAGATGTATAAATGAGTGTTTCCAAAGTTTAATGACTATTAAATCAAAATTAAAGCAAAGTTTCGGCGTTACTCCTTCAAGAATaaagttcattttcttttcgacAATCGTTATTCTGAATTTCATTTTAGTCTTGACCGGTAATGAAAGCTTGTCCTTGTTAGGCCCCTCTGTCGGAGTTTTCAACGAGTTTCAAACTTACAAACTATTTCTGCCTTACGAAAATGCTATCTTGGTACCCCTTTTAGTTTCAAACGAGGAGAGCGATGAAGAACAACTTGATTATGCCGTGTTGTTTAAAAGATCATACATACTTTTGAGCATTTTAGATTCGCTTCAAAGCTTCAGGTTAGGCCAACCAAAATTAATCAATTTAAAATTCGATAGCCCCATTGACACGTATTTTAGTGACAAAGCGGGTCATAAtcaaattgttgaaaaCCCCTCTATGAACTTGGATATTATTTTATGGAATCTGAAACTCGGTGAATTTATAACATGCTTTGTCCTTAATAGAAAATCCCTGCAAATAAACAGGTTCCAAAATCCACCTGCCACGGACCGAACGAGCCATGAAGGCATAGctgttgaaaaagatgaacATGATAATATTGCTTACGATTTTCAgattcttttgaagaaaaagggaactttaattgaagaattattgAATATCGGacaaaagaatgaaaagctTCCGAAAAATTGGCGCAGTTCAAATGCTGTAATGAATAGTATTGGTGAGCTAGTTTGCTCGATGATCAATCTGATATCAGGTATATTAGACTCAATCGTAAATGCGAACGTAGAGAACTCTGTcgatttgaatttgaagcTGCTTCCAAACACATGTTCTGCTCCGAATAGTGAAGATGAATCGATTTCACAAACACAACGCAACACTTCCAAACTTGGCGATGAATCAAACAAGTGCTACGCTGCCAAGTATCTACCGGGAACTGTTTCCGTTTTCATGCTGCCAATGGTGGAGGAATGCTCTAACATTATTAAGTTGATAGGCCCCATACCCACCATACTAATAAGCTTATTTATCCGTAATGGAAACATGGCAAGTGAGataaatgataaaataatGATGTTGTCCACAGCGCTGAATGAGTTAGTGCAAATTACTTCGCTATTAAATGCGTTGGAATCTTTCAGACAGAACACTTATACACTTGCTAAACGTTTCAACACCGGTATTCCAAATAGCACTGGAGGCCTGACGTCtgtaatgaagaaaatgtgcTCGGAAAATTTCGTAACTGACAACGCTTCTAATGTTTCGTCACCAGAGGAAGAGGACCAAAGAATATTGAGCAAATTTGCTGATATAGGTTGGAAATTGATGGATGATTCAGAGTTAGGTTGTTgctattgttttcttaacTAACAATTTTGCTAAAGAACTGAAAATAACCAAACTAGAAAAGGATAGGTAagtagaatttttttaaaagaacTATAGTACAAGAACATGCAAAGTCATATATCTAAACTAATTTTTACGCGCGACCAACAAAATAGGGCAGCGGTGTATACGCACACTGGCGTCAATGATATGAATGAGTTTGTTTATTTGTTAATCAAATTATCtcttttttgagaaataaaGTCTCAATGCATTAAGTATGAACCTTCGTTCTTCCTGCTTCTTGAGTTTCCGTCAATGCCATTAGATTGGAACTTGTAAGAGATCTTGATATTTAAGTCCCTATTATTCCTTTCATTTGGAGAGCAAATCAATTCACCTTCAATGGTGTCACCAGTTTCAGCATCTAGATCATCAGggaaataaaatattgttTGCTTCCAGTGAGTGTATGGAGCATGAGGGCCAGTGGAGAATTCGACAGGTCTCTTACCTTTTGGAGCAGGGAAAACAATGTCGAACCAAGTGACAACACCATTAATCATATCTTGTCTCTTGGCGGTCAATTTGAAATTACTCTTGAACGCTAGATCCGATATTTTCACTGTATTTAAATCAAATTCGATCAACTTATCCGAAGTGGTGTTAACATTGTTTCTTTCCACGGTATCAACAATGGGCTCGTGCAAGACCAATGGAACAAATGGCGAGTAATCGAACCCATAAACGTCCTGCCAATAGTTCAACTTCTCGTCTTTGTATTGGGAATCTTCCAAACCAGCCAAATGGATGGAACACTTGTCGGGGAAGATCAAACCTCCTTCCACCAAATAGTGATCTCTAGCGTAAAGAACAGTGTCCATCATGGACTCGTATAATAAAAAGTAGCCCATCCATTCAGATATAATGATATCTACTTTAGGGAAAGGCAAATGAACGTCCTCCAATTTCCCTCTTAGCAAAGTGATCTTGTCACTGAATCCGTTTAGTTCCACCAATTCTTTTGCCATTTCGATAATGCTTGACATATCGACACCGATGACATGCTTGGCACCGTGCTTAGCGGCAAACATGGATAGGATACCTGTACCGCATCCAACATCTAAAACAATCTTGTCTTTGAAGAGATCCTTATTTTGGATTATTGCGTTTCTGTAAGATAAGGTACGAACCGTATCTTGAAGCATTTCCTCGTGAATACCATAGTGATCGTATGAATTGAAGTAGTGTTGTTCGCTCTCACTCAGCTTCGTCTTCTCTGTAGCTGAATCTTTAACCGCCGTCTtgctcatttttttttctttggatgGATCAGTGcgttgttcttcttttttaggAGTGGTAGTGAGTAGTGCGTAGCTCATCTCTTCAACTGTTTTATAGCATACAATTTACcttagtgaaaaatttttcccgcaatttccaaattttcaaaattccttttttttttcgggATAATCTAACGTATTACCCTACAagtaatataaaaaaaaggttcaTTATACAGTATAAAGAACACAACAATAGAGAAATACACAGTGTTAAATAGGTCGGATGttgtattcttttattttcctcATCTCATGGGGCTAATCTGACAACTTTCCATGGGTCGTTTTCTGTTGCTCTTCTGTAAACGAATCTATCATGTAATCTGGAAGGTCTACCTTGCCAAAACTCAATTTCCAGTGGGACGATTCTCAAGCCGCCCCAATAATCTGGACATGGAATGTCTTCAGCATCCTTGAAACGTTCAGTGTTTTTCCGGGTCAACTCGTCCAGTTCTTCTCTGTCCTTAATAACATCTGATTGGCGTGAGGCCCATGCCCCAACTTTAGACCCCCGAGGTCTTGTTTCAAAGTATCGTTCAGAGGTTTCTCTGTTAACATGCTCTGTGACACCTTCAACTCTCACTTGTCTTTGCAAGTCCTTCCA is a genomic window containing:
- the RPL4A gene encoding 60S ribosomal protein uL4 (similar to Saccharomyces cerevisiae RPL4A (YBR031W) and RPL4B (YDR012W); ancestral locus Anc_3.232), with translation MSRPQVTVHSLTGEATANALPLPAVFSAPIRPDIVHTVFTSVNKNKRQAYAVSEKAGHQTSAESWGTGRAVARIPRVGGGGTGRSGQGAFGNMCRGGRMFAPTKTWRKWNVKVNHNEKRYATASAIAATAVASLVLARGHRVEKIPEIPLVVSTDLESVQKTKEAVAALKAVGAHSDLLKVLKSKKLRAGKGKYRNRRWTQRRGPLVVYAEDNGIVKALRNVPGVETANVASLNLLQLAPGAHLGRFVIWTEAAFAKLDQVWGSETVASSKVGYTLPSHIISTSDVTRIINSSEIQSAVRPAGQATQKRTHVLKKNPLKNKQVLLRLNPYAKVFAAEKLGSKKAEKAGTKPASVFTETLKHD
- the RKM3 gene encoding protein-lysine N-methyltransferase (similar to Saccharomyces cerevisiae RKM3 (YBR030W); ancestral locus Anc_3.231), yielding MSVTSKDDISHILRFVTDCHGKFDLSKCVIRESALGGLGVFAKTDIAKGQSVLTLNKSSIFSASNSSIANLLYDNSIDGMLALNIAFIYETTVFKNTSHWYPFLRTIRIRDEQGNLNLPPSFWNKNGKELLKGTSFDTLFDALTPEEEIVEGFEIAINLARKWNEEFQLEIPNGFLDVKENNHGKDFNLKLERFISVAYTLSSRGFEIDAYHETALVPIADLFNHHVAHPDLKFVSLYDVCDKCGESGMCKHLIAEEYLEVQEQERDTSRAEKMETPTINEDLINSLENGLQEERSKSITDIEDEDSGIENADECVDLVLKNDVTQHQEIFNSYGELSNVFLLARYGFTVPGNTYDIVHLGPDFMNILKKEEKYQEKVKWWGQVGHGLFSAWYVQMRQEDEGEDKDSVPQSDGFSEDAGSELEEESEEEEGENDLNSWLSQLYIDYNGEPSPSTWALANLLTLTASQWKSLFSKKVTPHISDSIINEEKLPFLAKKDNPHSKKLLSKLLKDKKLPCIKRDNTPQVTGITDNMFHSAQILVQSEHDILTKCRKTLS
- the HMT1 gene encoding protein-arginine omega-N methyltransferase HMT1 (similar to Saccharomyces cerevisiae HMT1 (YBR034C); ancestral locus Anc_3.233) encodes the protein MSYALLTTTPKKEEQRTDPSKEKKMSKTAVKDSATEKTKLSESEQHYFNSYDHYGIHEEMLQDTVRTLSYRNAIIQNKDLFKDKIVLDVGCGTGILSMFAAKHGAKHVIGVDMSSIIEMAKELVELNGFSDKITLLRGKLEDVHLPFPKVDIIISEWMGYFLLYESMMDTVLYARDHYLVEGGLIFPDKCSIHLAGLEDSQYKDEKLNYWQDVYGFDYSPFVPLVLHEPIVDTVERNNVNTTSDKLIEFDLNTVKISDLAFKSNFKLTAKRQDMINGVVTWFDIVFPAPKGKRPVEFSTGPHAPYTHWKQTIFYFPDDLDAETGDTIEGELICSPNERNNRDLNIKISYKFQSNGIDGNSRSRKNEGSYLMH
- the EDS1 gene encoding Eds1p (similar to Saccharomyces cerevisiae EDS1 (YBR033W) and RGT1 (YKL038W); ancestral locus Anc_2.547), yielding MPQHVPNLYGTTIPNQYGHLNIPAPMGEVDKLDSSRICERRGEGVTKQRKKASRACDQCRKKRIKCRFNQHTGVCQGCLEVNEKCLFVRVPLKRGPAKKRSNEVSNDNFSSGNGPLNYRSRTHSYPINLGDSHIASLARNSSFPSISGLLVPTITTQTQQFWKVPYDDIRRGSSLATLSSSSSISTSFGENCRLGQNLNVEQESKDTAIKGMITPVEGNGAYLTSVYRQGPQPSQVQEQRANPYTNPFNSGRSRISSFSGTSEATTSEDNTQGKEHYMLTPNSVPSIEKERLNSLTVGCLGKKIDANTNTNKWERNPTWKSAYRSSDLSRPDSKKNDLLNQEAGIKPLIFSTSRQFDETPLYKVLDIYYNYFHLNFPIIPISQSKLTGMLVPVKPQAFDETHKTNSEIIQCFKTALEVLVFSKIKQSKPPKSTKSWSDGNLCDAQKGLYYTQNLSRCINECFQSLMTIKSKLKQSFGVTPSRIKFIFFSTIVILNFILVLTGNESLSLLGPSVGVFNEFQTYKLFLPYENAILVPLLVSNEESDEEQLDYAVLFKRSYILLSILDSLQSFRLGQPKLINLKFDSPIDTYFSDKAGHNQIVENPSMNLDIILWNLKLGEFITCFVLNRKSLQINRFQNPPATDRTSHEGIAVEKDEHDNIAYDFQILLKKKGTLIEELLNIGQKNEKLPKNWRSSNAVMNSIGELVCSMINLISGILDSIVNANVENSVDLNLKLLPNTCSAPNSEDESISQTQRNTSKLGDESNKCYAAKYLPGTVSVFMLPMVEECSNIIKLIGPIPTILISLFIRNGNMASEINDKIMMLSTALNELVQITSLLNALESFRQNTYTLAKRFNTGIPNSTGGLTSVMKKMCSENFVTDNASNVSSPEEEDQRILSKFADIGWKLMDDSELGCCYCFLN
- the PDX3 gene encoding pyridoxamine-phosphate oxidase PDX3 (similar to Saccharomyces cerevisiae PDX3 (YBR035C); ancestral locus Anc_3.236), which codes for MTKQAEETQKPIIFAPETYQYDKFTLNEKQLTDDPIELFTKWFNEAKEDPRETLPEAITFSSAELPSGKVSSRILLFKELDHRGFTIYSNWGTSRKARDIATNPNAAIVFFWKDLQRQVRVEGVTEHVNRETSERYFETRPRGSKVGAWASRQSDVIKDREELDELTRKNTERFKDAEDIPCPDYWGGLRIVPLEIEFWQGRPSRLHDRFVYRRATENDPWKVVRLAP